One genomic region from Mytilus trossulus isolate FHL-02 chromosome 9, PNRI_Mtr1.1.1.hap1, whole genome shotgun sequence encodes:
- the LOC134684605 gene encoding alpha-1,3-mannosyl-glycoprotein 4-beta-N-acetylglucosaminyltransferase C-like, with amino-acid sequence MTSGRMKNTRLKCWKKLLCIFVIVWIFNFLITVDVHMSQPLKHLLQIHEAQFAVNETKFLKNIVPYVTLTREERKPEPGKTIHNSIENDNAYASFFNSWQKQENNTLALPSPLSAFQQYYNKYGNIDDSVILYGHRRNSSGYLTLAIPTVKRPFNNYFYLNFTLNSLVSNIENKIASEVAIVIFMADFDMAWNKRTARLLYIDFRSHFDSGLIHIISAPSKIYPDLAILNKTKADPVARVKWRSKQNIDFAFLMLYSQSINKYFIQLEDDILVAPGFLNDIKSFVLRQNESWICLEFSSLGFIGKMFHSRDLFSISSVLLSNFTSFPCDILLGYIRRYMGQPSPIHSTVSLFQHIGRISSLENKMMPSVDIKFKGFGSKVPLIMILPKGEKPPAKFKTDMEIVPGYPPENIYTNNSYFWAKGIKKRQHFKIIFEKPLNISRLIISTGNIIDKTDKLEFGILKIGANEKERFYCSDLRKVVNFAGGDVDSLIQGIVLPSNINCLHIEVKRTQFKWLIIRDLQVFTDRKH; translated from the exons ttGATGTACACATGTCACAACCATTGAAACACTTACTACAAATACATGAG GCACAGTTTGCagtaaatgaaacaaaatttctaAAGAACATTGTTCCATACGTAACGTTGACTAGAGAAGAAAGGAAACCAGAGCCAGGCAAAACAATCCATAACAGTATTGAAAACGATAATGCTTATGCTTCGTTCTTCAATAGTTggcaaaaacaagaaaacaacacTTTGGCGTTACCTTCCCCGCTTTCTGCATTTCAGCAATACTACAACAAATATGGTAATATAGATGATAGTGTTATTCTTTATGGACACAGAAGAAATTCATCAG GTTATTTGACATTGGCAATACCCACGGTGAAAAGACCTTTTAACAACTACTTCTACCTTAACTTCACATTAAACTCATTGGTATCAAATATCGAGAACAAAATAGCCAGTGAGGTGGCCATTGTGATATTTATGGCAGATTTTGATATGGCATGGAATAAACGCACAGCAAGATTACTATATATAGACTTCAGATCTCATTTTGACAGCGGACTCATCCACATTATAAGTGCTCCGTCAAAAATTTACCCTGACCTTGCAATACTTAACAAAACAAAGGCAGACCCTGTTGCAAGAGTAAAATGgagatcaaaacaaaatattgattttgcatttttaatgcTTTATAGCCAAAGTATCAACAAGTATTTTATTCAGCTTGAAGATGACATTCTTGTAGCACCAGGATTCCTAAATgatattaaaagttttgttctcAGACAAAATGAAAGTTGGATATGCTTAGAATTTTCAAGTCTTGGATTCATAGGCAAAATGTTTCATTCCAGGGATCTTTTCTCTATATCATCTGTCTTGCTGTCGAATTTTACTTCATTTCCATGTGATATTCTTCTAGGATATATTCGGAGATATATGGGTCAACCGTCACCGATACACTCAACAGTCAGTTTATTCCAACACATTGGAAGGATTTCatctttagaaaataaaatgatgccatcagttgatataaaatttaaaggatTTGGCTCTAAAGTTCCGCTAATTATGATTTTACCTAAAGGAGAAAAACCGCCAGCGAAATTTAAGACCGACATGGAAATCGTACCAGGATACCCTCcggaaaatatttatacaaataattcatatttttgggCGAAAGGAATAAAGAAAAggcaacattttaaaataatatttgaaaaaccatTAAATATATCAAGACTTATTATATCTACAGGAAATATTATAGATAAGACCGATAAATTAGAATTTGGAATTTTAAAAATTGGTGCTAATgaaaaagaaagattttattGTTCCGATTTGAGAAAAGTCGTCAACTTTGCCGGTGGTGACGTAGACTCGTTAATTCAGGGAATAGTTCTTCCAAGCAACATTAATTGTTTACACATTGAGGTGAAGAGAACACAATTCAAATGGCTTATAATCCGTGATCTACAAGTATTTACAGatagaaaacattaa